From Coccinella septempunctata chromosome 4, icCocSept1.1, whole genome shotgun sequence, a single genomic window includes:
- the LOC123312252 gene encoding uncharacterized protein LOC123312252 encodes MEGLRTPTTMDFSGNISKNWSTWIQKFNLYMKASGKDKEEDESVKIAILLHLIGDEGIEVYNTFKLKSSAKLTDVIDKFKKYCEPKKNLIYERYKFLSWNQKERQSLTQYILELKTRVATCEYEKDMEMVRDKLIMGMCDNHLREKLLQIEDLTMAKAEEICQIFETSRKQTTEMGSKGMETAMDAIQEYSRKNRGNFKRNKISSSNFNKKNKVHFTCKRCNLNHEKNKCPAYGKLCSFCKKINHFEICCMKKKFLKFKKKRG; translated from the coding sequence atggagGGTTTGAGAACTCCAACTACAATGGATTTTTCTGGAAACATTTCAAAGAATTGGTCCACGTGGATACAAAAATTTAACCTGTACATGAAAGCATCAGGAAAAGACAAAGAAGAGGATGAAAGTGTAAAAATAGCTATACTTTTGCATTTAATTGGCGACGAGGGTATTGAAGTCTATAATACATTCAAGCTAAAAAGTTCAGCGAAATTAACAGATGTTATAGacaaattcaagaaatattgtgaacctaaaaaaaatttgatttacgAGAGATACAAATTCTTAAGCTGGAATCAAAAAGAGAGACAATCCTTAACGCAATATATATTAGAATTGAAAACCAGGGTAGCAACGTGCGAATATGAAAAGGACATGGAAATGGTGAGAGACAAGCTGATAATGGGTATGTGTGACAACCATCTTCgggaaaaattgctacaaattgAAGATTTGACCATGGCAAAAGCAGAAGAAATTTGCCAAATTTTCGAGACCAGTCGCAAGCAGACAACGGAAATGGGCAGTAAAGGAATGGAAACGGCAATGGATGCAATCCAGGAGTATTCACGGAAGAATCGAGGAAACTTTAAGCGGAATAAGATAAGTAGctcaaatttcaataaaaagaatAAGGTCCATTTCACTTGTAAAAGATGCAATTTGaatcatgaaaaaaataaatgtcCAGCATATGGTAAACTATGTAGtttttgcaaaaaaattaatcactTTGAAATTTGTTGTATGAAAAAGAAgttccttaaattcaaaaaaaagagaggttaa